A window from Sus scrofa isolate TJ Tabasco breed Duroc chromosome 2, Sscrofa11.1, whole genome shotgun sequence encodes these proteins:
- the FRMD8 gene encoding FERM domain-containing protein 8 isoform X1: protein MDGTEGNAGQPGPADRSHRSSVSSMGARAADVLVYLADDSVVPLAVENLPSLSAHELHRAIREVLQLPDIALDAFALWLVSPLLEVQLKPKHQPYKLGRQWPELLLRFTDAPDDDVAVDEPSLQFRRNVFFPKRRELQIHDEEVLRLLYEEAKGNLLAARYPCDVEDCEALGALVCRMQLGPYQPGQPTACALREKLDSFLPAHLCKRGHGLFAALRGRGAKAGPVEQGLLDAYRRVQDVGNSEASLSPHYRAYLLKCHELPFYGCAFFHGEIDKPAQGFLHRGGRKPVSVAISLEGVHVIDSREKHVLLGLRFQELSWDHTSPEEEESVLWLEFDGDHEGTPVNKLLKIYSKQAELMSSLIEYCIELNQTSEPAAAQESASGPAPAPGPSPLPTRRPQLRRQGSVVCSRIQHLATIDYVEEGEQIKRVKPKRTTSFFSRQLSLGQGSYTVVQPSDSLEQG, encoded by the exons aTGGACGGGACGGAAGGCAATGCCGGACAGCCCGGCCCCGCTGATCGGTCGCATCGAAGCAGTGTCTCCTCCATGGGAGCCAGAG CAGCGGACGTGCTGGTGTACCTGGCGGATGACTCGGTGGTGCCCCTGGCCGTGGAGAACCTGCCCTCGCTCAGCGCCCACGAGCTGCATCGTGCCATCCGTGAAGTCCTGCAGCTCCCGGACATCGCCCTGGATGCCTTCGCGCTCTGGCTCGTCTCCCCTCTGCTGG AGGTGCAGCTGAAGCCCAAGCACCAGCCCTACAAGCTGGGCCGCCAATGGCCAGAACTGCTGCTGCGATTCACCGATGCCCCGGACGATGACGTGGCCGTGG ATGAGCCCTCCCTGCAATTCCGAAGGAATGTGTTTTTCCCAAAACGGCGGGAGCTCCAG ATCCATGACGAGGAGGTCCTGCGGCTGCTGTACGAGGAGGCCAAGGGCAACCTGCTGGCCGCTCGGTACCCATGTGACGTGGAGGACTGCGAGGCCCTGGGCGCCCTGGTGTGCCGTATGCAGCTCGGGCCCTACCAGCCTGGCCAGCCCACCGCCTGTGCCCTGAG GGAGAAGCTGGACTCCTTCCTCCCCGCCCACCTCTGTAAGCGGGGCCACGGGCTCTTTGCCGCCCTCCGGGGCCGTGGGGCCAAGGCCGGGCCAGTGGAGCAAGGCCTGCTAGACGCCTACCGCAGGGTGCAGGATGTGGGCAACAGCGAGGCCTCCCTGAGCCCCCACTACCGCGCCTACCTCCTCAAGTGCCACGAGCTGCCCTTCTACGG GTGCGCCTTCTTCCACGGCGAGATTGACAAGCCGGCCCAGGGCTTTTTGCACCGGGGCGGGCGAAAGCCAGTGTCTGTGGCCATCAGTCTGGAGGGCGTGCATGTCATTGACAGCAGGGAGAAG CACGTCCTGCTGGGCCTGCGCTTCCAGGAGCTGTCGTGGGACCACACCTCGCCCGAGGAGGAGGAGTCGGTCCTGTGGCTGGAGTTCGATGGGGACCACGAGGGCACACCAGTCAACAAGCTCCTGAAGATCTACTCCAAGCAG gctgAATTGATGAGCAGCCTCATCGAGTACTGCATTGAGCTGAACCAGACCTCGGAGCCCGCCGCCGCCCAGGAGAGCGCCTccggcccggccccggcccccgggCCCTCACCGCTTCCCACGCGGCGCCCGCAGCTGCGGAGGCAGGGGAGCGTGGTGTGCAGCCGGATCCAGCATCTTGCCACCATCGACTACGTCGAGGAGG GCGAGCAGATCAAGCGGGTGAAGCCCAAGCGCACCACGTCCTTCTTCAGCCGGCAGctctccctgggccaggggagcTACACCGTGGTGCAGCCCAGCGACAGCCTGGAGCAGGGCTGA
- the SLC25A45 gene encoding solute carrier family 25 member 45 isoform X3 — protein MPVEEFVAGWISGALGLVLGHPFDTVKVRLQTQTTYRGIVDCMVKTYRHESERRAQPPSYTHVFIAGCTGGFLQAYCLAPFDLIKVRLQNQTEPRAKLGSPPPRYRGPVHCAASIFQAEGPRGLFRGAWALTLRDTPTMGIYFVTYEWLCRQSTPDGQNPSSATVLVAGGFAGLTSWVTATPLDVIKSRMQMAGLKQRVYRGLLDCMVSSARQEGLGVFFRGLTINSARAFPVNAVTFLSYEYLLHSWG, from the exons ATGCCCGTGGAGGAGTTTGTGGCCGGCTGGATCTCCG GAGCTCTGGGCTTGGTCCTGGGACACCCCTTCGACACTGTAAAG GTGCGACTGCAGACCCAGACCACGTACCGGGGCATCGTTGACTGTATGGTCAAGACTTACCGCCATGAGTCG GAGCGGCGGGCCCAGCCGCCCAGCTACACGCACGTCTTCATAGCCGGCTGCACCGGGGGCTTCCTGCAG GCCTATTGCTTGGCCCCTTTCGACCTCATCAAAGTCCGACTACAAAACCAGACTGAGCCAAGGGCGAAGCTGGGGAGCCCCCCGCCCCGATACCGGGGGCCCGTGCACTGTGCAGCCTCCATCTTCCAGGCCGAGGGGCCCCGGGGGCTGTTCCGGGGAGCCTGGGCCCTGACACTGAGGGACACTCCCACCATGGGAATCTATTTTGTCACCTATGAGTGGCTCTGTCGCCAGTCCACACCAGATGGCCAGAACCCCA GCTCAGCCACGGTGCTGGTGGCAGGTGGCTTTGCCGGCCTCACCTCCTGGGTCACAGCCACCCCCTTAGACGTGATCAAGTCCCGGATGCAGATGGCCGGGCTGAAGCAGAGGGTGTATCGGGGGCTGCTGGACTGCATGGTGAGCAGCGCCCGGCAGGAAGGACTGGGGGTCTTCTTCCGGGGGCTCACCATCAACAGCGCCCGCGCCTTTCCTGTCAACGCTGTCACCTTCCTCAGCTACGAGTACCTCCTCCACTCCTGGGGGTGA
- the SLC25A45 gene encoding solute carrier family 25 member 45 isoform X2 — translation MPVEEFVAGWISGALGLVLGHPFDTVKLLGFFKGMSFPIASIAVVNSVLFGVYSNALLALTATSHQERRAQPPSYTHVFIAGCTGGFLQAYCLAPFDLIKVRLQNQTEPRAKLGSPPPRYRGPVHCAASIFQAEGPRGLFRGAWALTLRDTPTMGIYFVTYEWLCRQSTPDGQNPSSATVLVAGGFAGLTSWVTATPLDVIKSRMQMAGLKQRVYRGLLDCMVSSARQEGLGVFFRGLTINSARAFPVNAVTFLSYEYLLHSWG, via the exons ATGCCCGTGGAGGAGTTTGTGGCCGGCTGGATCTCCG GAGCTCTGGGCTTGGTCCTGGGACACCCCTTCGACACTGTAAAG CTCCTGGGCTTCTTCAAGGGAATGAGCTTCCCCATCGCAAGCATAGCTGTGGTCAACTCTGTCCTCTTCGGGGTCTATAGCAACGCCCTGCTGGCCCTGACCGCCACCTCCCACCAGGAGCGGCGGGCCCAGCCGCCCAGCTACACGCACGTCTTCATAGCCGGCTGCACCGGGGGCTTCCTGCAG GCCTATTGCTTGGCCCCTTTCGACCTCATCAAAGTCCGACTACAAAACCAGACTGAGCCAAGGGCGAAGCTGGGGAGCCCCCCGCCCCGATACCGGGGGCCCGTGCACTGTGCAGCCTCCATCTTCCAGGCCGAGGGGCCCCGGGGGCTGTTCCGGGGAGCCTGGGCCCTGACACTGAGGGACACTCCCACCATGGGAATCTATTTTGTCACCTATGAGTGGCTCTGTCGCCAGTCCACACCAGATGGCCAGAACCCCA GCTCAGCCACGGTGCTGGTGGCAGGTGGCTTTGCCGGCCTCACCTCCTGGGTCACAGCCACCCCCTTAGACGTGATCAAGTCCCGGATGCAGATGGCCGGGCTGAAGCAGAGGGTGTATCGGGGGCTGCTGGACTGCATGGTGAGCAGCGCCCGGCAGGAAGGACTGGGGGTCTTCTTCCGGGGGCTCACCATCAACAGCGCCCGCGCCTTTCCTGTCAACGCTGTCACCTTCCTCAGCTACGAGTACCTCCTCCACTCCTGGGGGTGA
- the TIGD3 gene encoding tigger transposable element-derived protein 3: protein MELCSKKKLHALSLAEKIQVLELLDESKMSQSEVARRFQVSQPQISRICKNKEKLLADWCSGTANRERKRKRESKYSGIDEALLCWYHIARAKAWDVTGPMLLHKAKELADIMGQDFVPSIGWLVRWKRRNNVGFGARHVLVPPLPPEPPPPAPTPQAQLPLSLKDFSPEDIFGCAEVPLLYRAVPGRVGTRDRVQVLLCANSRGTEKRRVLVSGLQAAPRCFFGVSSEALLASYHPDLVIPWSEWLAQFDRDMGQQGRQVALLLAARVVEELVGLPRLCHVRLLPLSAASTTPSLPSSVVRAFKAHYRHRLLGKLAAAQSERAGPSLAAAGAAITVLDALHMAAAAWAKVPLQLIVSSFVQEGLAPGTTPPDPDKASEMPPVPGGLSLEEFSRFVDLEGEEAMSGVCKEEVSPEGEEGHGEDGFEPLPTKADALRALSTLRRWFECNGTSPELFENFYACEEGVERLCCL from the coding sequence ATGGAGCTGTGCAGCAAGAAGAAGCTTCACGCCCTGTCCCTGGCCGAGAAGATCCAGGTGCTGGAACTCCTGGATGAGTCCAAGATGTCCCAGTCGGAGGTGGCCCGGCGCTTCCAGGTCTCCCAGCCCCAGATCTCACGCATCTGCAAGAATAAGGAGAAGCTGCTGGCGGACTGGTGCAGCGGCACCGCCAACCGGGAGCGCAAGCGCAAGCGGGAGTCCAAGTACAGCGGGATCGACGAGGCTCTACTCTGCTGGTACCACATTGCCCGGGCCAAGGCCTGGGACGTGACAGGGCCCATGCTGCTCCACAAAGCCAAGGAGCTGGCTGACATCATGGGCCAGGATTTTGTGCCCAGCATCGGCTGGCTGGTGCGCTGGAAACGCCGAAACAACGTGGGCTTTGGGGCCCGCCATGTTTTGGTGCCTCCATTGCCCCCTGAGCCACCTCCCCCGGCTCCCACGCCCCAGGCCCAGCTGCCTCTCTCTCTTAAAGATTTCTCCCCAGAGGACATTTTTGGCTGTGCCGAAGTGCCCTTGCTATATCGGGCAGTGCCCGGCAGAGTGGGCACACGTGATCGGGTACAGGTGCTGCTGTGTGCCAACAGCAGGGGCACAGAGAAACGGCGGGTGTTGGTCAGTGGGCTCCAGGCTGCCCCAAGGTGCTTCTTTGGGGTCAGCAGTGAGGCTCTGCTTGCCTCTTACCACCCTGACCTGGTTATCCCCTGGTCAGAGTGGTTGGCACAGTTTGACCGGGACATGGGGCAGCAGGGCCGACAGGTGGCCTTGCTGCTGGCCGCCCGAGTGGTGGAGGAGTTGGTGGGCCTGCCCCGGCTCTGCCACGTGAGGCTCTTGCCTTTGTCCGCTGCTAGCACCACGCCTTCCCTGCCCAGCTCCGTGGTCCGGGCCTTTAAGGCCCATTACCGGCACCGTCTGCTGGGCAAGCTGGCGGCGGCCCAGAGTGAGAGGGCTGGCCCCTCGCTGGCTGCGGCCGGGGCAGCCATCACGGTGCTGGATGCCCTGCACATGGCCGCAGCGGCCTGGGCCAAGGTGCCCCTCCAGCTCATTGTGAGCAGCTTCGTTCAGGAAGGGCTGGCTCCTGGCACAACGCCCCCAGACCCAGACAAAGCCTCTGAGATGCCGCCAGTCCCTGGTGGGCTGAGCCTCGAGGAGTTCTCCCGTTTTGTGGACCTGGAGGGTGAGGAGGCCATGTCTGGAGTGTGCAAAGAGGAGGTGAGCCCCGAGGGCGAGGAGGGGCACGGAGAGGATGGCTTCGAGCCCCTGCCCACCAAAGCCGACGCCCTCCGGGCCCTGAGCACATTGAGAAGGTGGTTTGAGTGCAATGGCACCTCCCCTGAGCTATTTGAAAATTTCTACGCCTGCGAGGAGGGGGTGGAGCGACTCTGCTGCCTGTGA
- the SLC25A45 gene encoding solute carrier family 25 member 45 isoform X5, protein MPVEEFVAGWISGALGLVLGHPFDTVKVRLQTQTTYRGIVDCMVKTYRHESAYCLAPFDLIKVRLQNQTEPRAKLGSPPPRYRGPVHCAASIFQAEGPRGLFRGAWALTLRDTPTMGIYFVTYEWLCRQSTPDGQNPSSATVLVAGGFAGLTSWVTATPLDVIKSRMQMAGLKQRVYRGLLDCMVSSARQEGLGVFFRGLTINSARAFPVNAVTFLSYEYLLHSWG, encoded by the exons ATGCCCGTGGAGGAGTTTGTGGCCGGCTGGATCTCCG GAGCTCTGGGCTTGGTCCTGGGACACCCCTTCGACACTGTAAAG GTGCGACTGCAGACCCAGACCACGTACCGGGGCATCGTTGACTGTATGGTCAAGACTTACCGCCATGAGTCG GCCTATTGCTTGGCCCCTTTCGACCTCATCAAAGTCCGACTACAAAACCAGACTGAGCCAAGGGCGAAGCTGGGGAGCCCCCCGCCCCGATACCGGGGGCCCGTGCACTGTGCAGCCTCCATCTTCCAGGCCGAGGGGCCCCGGGGGCTGTTCCGGGGAGCCTGGGCCCTGACACTGAGGGACACTCCCACCATGGGAATCTATTTTGTCACCTATGAGTGGCTCTGTCGCCAGTCCACACCAGATGGCCAGAACCCCA GCTCAGCCACGGTGCTGGTGGCAGGTGGCTTTGCCGGCCTCACCTCCTGGGTCACAGCCACCCCCTTAGACGTGATCAAGTCCCGGATGCAGATGGCCGGGCTGAAGCAGAGGGTGTATCGGGGGCTGCTGGACTGCATGGTGAGCAGCGCCCGGCAGGAAGGACTGGGGGTCTTCTTCCGGGGGCTCACCATCAACAGCGCCCGCGCCTTTCCTGTCAACGCTGTCACCTTCCTCAGCTACGAGTACCTCCTCCACTCCTGGGGGTGA
- the SLC25A45 gene encoding solute carrier family 25 member 45 isoform X4 has protein sequence MVKTYRHESLLGFFKGMSFPIASIAVVNSVLFGVYSNALLALTATSHQERRAQPPSYTHVFIAGCTGGFLQAYCLAPFDLIKVRLQNQTEPRAKLGSPPPRYRGPVHCAASIFQAEGPRGLFRGAWALTLRDTPTMGIYFVTYEWLCRQSTPDGQNPSSATVLVAGGFAGLTSWVTATPLDVIKSRMQMAGLKQRVYRGLLDCMVSSARQEGLGVFFRGLTINSARAFPVNAVTFLSYEYLLHSWG, from the exons ATGGTCAAGACTTACCGCCATGAGTCG CTCCTGGGCTTCTTCAAGGGAATGAGCTTCCCCATCGCAAGCATAGCTGTGGTCAACTCTGTCCTCTTCGGGGTCTATAGCAACGCCCTGCTGGCCCTGACCGCCACCTCCCACCAGGAGCGGCGGGCCCAGCCGCCCAGCTACACGCACGTCTTCATAGCCGGCTGCACCGGGGGCTTCCTGCAG GCCTATTGCTTGGCCCCTTTCGACCTCATCAAAGTCCGACTACAAAACCAGACTGAGCCAAGGGCGAAGCTGGGGAGCCCCCCGCCCCGATACCGGGGGCCCGTGCACTGTGCAGCCTCCATCTTCCAGGCCGAGGGGCCCCGGGGGCTGTTCCGGGGAGCCTGGGCCCTGACACTGAGGGACACTCCCACCATGGGAATCTATTTTGTCACCTATGAGTGGCTCTGTCGCCAGTCCACACCAGATGGCCAGAACCCCA GCTCAGCCACGGTGCTGGTGGCAGGTGGCTTTGCCGGCCTCACCTCCTGGGTCACAGCCACCCCCTTAGACGTGATCAAGTCCCGGATGCAGATGGCCGGGCTGAAGCAGAGGGTGTATCGGGGGCTGCTGGACTGCATGGTGAGCAGCGCCCGGCAGGAAGGACTGGGGGTCTTCTTCCGGGGGCTCACCATCAACAGCGCCCGCGCCTTTCCTGTCAACGCTGTCACCTTCCTCAGCTACGAGTACCTCCTCCACTCCTGGGGGTGA
- the SLC25A45 gene encoding solute carrier family 25 member 45 isoform X1, with protein sequence MPVEEFVAGWISGALGLVLGHPFDTVKVRLQTQTTYRGIVDCMVKTYRHESLLGFFKGMSFPIASIAVVNSVLFGVYSNALLALTATSHQERRAQPPSYTHVFIAGCTGGFLQAYCLAPFDLIKVRLQNQTEPRAKLGSPPPRYRGPVHCAASIFQAEGPRGLFRGAWALTLRDTPTMGIYFVTYEWLCRQSTPDGQNPSSATVLVAGGFAGLTSWVTATPLDVIKSRMQMAGLKQRVYRGLLDCMVSSARQEGLGVFFRGLTINSARAFPVNAVTFLSYEYLLHSWG encoded by the exons ATGCCCGTGGAGGAGTTTGTGGCCGGCTGGATCTCCG GAGCTCTGGGCTTGGTCCTGGGACACCCCTTCGACACTGTAAAG GTGCGACTGCAGACCCAGACCACGTACCGGGGCATCGTTGACTGTATGGTCAAGACTTACCGCCATGAGTCG CTCCTGGGCTTCTTCAAGGGAATGAGCTTCCCCATCGCAAGCATAGCTGTGGTCAACTCTGTCCTCTTCGGGGTCTATAGCAACGCCCTGCTGGCCCTGACCGCCACCTCCCACCAGGAGCGGCGGGCCCAGCCGCCCAGCTACACGCACGTCTTCATAGCCGGCTGCACCGGGGGCTTCCTGCAG GCCTATTGCTTGGCCCCTTTCGACCTCATCAAAGTCCGACTACAAAACCAGACTGAGCCAAGGGCGAAGCTGGGGAGCCCCCCGCCCCGATACCGGGGGCCCGTGCACTGTGCAGCCTCCATCTTCCAGGCCGAGGGGCCCCGGGGGCTGTTCCGGGGAGCCTGGGCCCTGACACTGAGGGACACTCCCACCATGGGAATCTATTTTGTCACCTATGAGTGGCTCTGTCGCCAGTCCACACCAGATGGCCAGAACCCCA GCTCAGCCACGGTGCTGGTGGCAGGTGGCTTTGCCGGCCTCACCTCCTGGGTCACAGCCACCCCCTTAGACGTGATCAAGTCCCGGATGCAGATGGCCGGGCTGAAGCAGAGGGTGTATCGGGGGCTGCTGGACTGCATGGTGAGCAGCGCCCGGCAGGAAGGACTGGGGGTCTTCTTCCGGGGGCTCACCATCAACAGCGCCCGCGCCTTTCCTGTCAACGCTGTCACCTTCCTCAGCTACGAGTACCTCCTCCACTCCTGGGGGTGA
- the FRMD8 gene encoding FERM domain-containing protein 8 isoform X2 gives MDGTEGNAGQPGPADRSHRSSVSSMGARAADVLVYLADDSVVPLAVENLPSLSAHELHRAIREVLQLPDIALDAFALWLVSPLLEVQLKPKHQPYKLGRQWPELLLRFTDAPDDDVAVDEPSLQFRRNVFFPKRRELQIHDEEVLRLLYEEAKGNLLAARYPCDVEDCEALGALVCRMQLGPYQPGQPTACALRCAFFHGEIDKPAQGFLHRGGRKPVSVAISLEGVHVIDSREKHVLLGLRFQELSWDHTSPEEEESVLWLEFDGDHEGTPVNKLLKIYSKQAELMSSLIEYCIELNQTSEPAAAQESASGPAPAPGPSPLPTRRPQLRRQGSVVCSRIQHLATIDYVEEGEQIKRVKPKRTTSFFSRQLSLGQGSYTVVQPSDSLEQG, from the exons aTGGACGGGACGGAAGGCAATGCCGGACAGCCCGGCCCCGCTGATCGGTCGCATCGAAGCAGTGTCTCCTCCATGGGAGCCAGAG CAGCGGACGTGCTGGTGTACCTGGCGGATGACTCGGTGGTGCCCCTGGCCGTGGAGAACCTGCCCTCGCTCAGCGCCCACGAGCTGCATCGTGCCATCCGTGAAGTCCTGCAGCTCCCGGACATCGCCCTGGATGCCTTCGCGCTCTGGCTCGTCTCCCCTCTGCTGG AGGTGCAGCTGAAGCCCAAGCACCAGCCCTACAAGCTGGGCCGCCAATGGCCAGAACTGCTGCTGCGATTCACCGATGCCCCGGACGATGACGTGGCCGTGG ATGAGCCCTCCCTGCAATTCCGAAGGAATGTGTTTTTCCCAAAACGGCGGGAGCTCCAG ATCCATGACGAGGAGGTCCTGCGGCTGCTGTACGAGGAGGCCAAGGGCAACCTGCTGGCCGCTCGGTACCCATGTGACGTGGAGGACTGCGAGGCCCTGGGCGCCCTGGTGTGCCGTATGCAGCTCGGGCCCTACCAGCCTGGCCAGCCCACCGCCTGTGCCCTGAG GTGCGCCTTCTTCCACGGCGAGATTGACAAGCCGGCCCAGGGCTTTTTGCACCGGGGCGGGCGAAAGCCAGTGTCTGTGGCCATCAGTCTGGAGGGCGTGCATGTCATTGACAGCAGGGAGAAG CACGTCCTGCTGGGCCTGCGCTTCCAGGAGCTGTCGTGGGACCACACCTCGCCCGAGGAGGAGGAGTCGGTCCTGTGGCTGGAGTTCGATGGGGACCACGAGGGCACACCAGTCAACAAGCTCCTGAAGATCTACTCCAAGCAG gctgAATTGATGAGCAGCCTCATCGAGTACTGCATTGAGCTGAACCAGACCTCGGAGCCCGCCGCCGCCCAGGAGAGCGCCTccggcccggccccggcccccgggCCCTCACCGCTTCCCACGCGGCGCCCGCAGCTGCGGAGGCAGGGGAGCGTGGTGTGCAGCCGGATCCAGCATCTTGCCACCATCGACTACGTCGAGGAGG GCGAGCAGATCAAGCGGGTGAAGCCCAAGCGCACCACGTCCTTCTTCAGCCGGCAGctctccctgggccaggggagcTACACCGTGGTGCAGCCCAGCGACAGCCTGGAGCAGGGCTGA